Proteins encoded in a region of the Perognathus longimembris pacificus isolate PPM17 chromosome 11, ASM2315922v1, whole genome shotgun sequence genome:
- the Nit1 gene encoding deaminated glutathione amidase isoform X3: MAISSSSWELPLVAVCQVTSTPDKQQNFKTCAELVREAARLGACLAFLPEAFDFIARDPTETLHLSEPLDGNLLSQYTQLARECGLWLSLGGFHERGQDWEQTKKIYNCHVLLNNKGSVVATYRKTHLCDVEIPGQGPMRESNSTMPGPSLESPISTPAGKIGLAICYDMRFPELSLALAQAGAEILTYPSAFGSVTGPAHWEVLLRARAIETQCYVVAAAQCGRHHESRASYGHSMVVDPWGTVVARCSEGPGLCLARINLNYLRQIRQHLPVFQHRRPDLYGNLGYPLS, from the exons ATGGCTATCTCCAGTTCctcctgggagctgcccctggTGGCTGTGTGCCAGGTAACATCAACACCAGACAAGCAACAGAACTTTAAAACATGTGCTGAGCTGGTTCGAGAAGCTGCCAGATTGGGTGCTTGCCTGGCTTTCCTGCCGGAGGCATTTGACTTCATTGCTCGGGACCCTACAGAGACACTCCATCTTTCTGAGCCACTGGATGGGAACCTTTTGAGCCAATATACCCAGCTTGCCAG GGAATGTGGACTCTGGCTGTCCTTGGGTGGTTTCCATGAGCGAGGCCAAGACTGGGAACAGACAAAGAAAATCTACAATTGTCATGTGCTTCTAAACAACAAGG GATCAGTAGTAGCCACTTACAGGAAGACACATCTGTGTGATGTAGAGATTCCAGGACAGGGGCCTATGCGTGAAAGCAACTCTACCATGCCTGGGCCTAGTCTTGAGTCACCTATCAGCACACCAGCAGGCAAG ATTGGTCTAGCTATCTGTTATGACATGCGGTTCCCCGAACTTTCTCTGGCATTGGCTCAAGCCGGAGCAGAAATACTTACCTATCCTTCAGCTTTTGGATCTGTTACAGGCCCAGCCCACTGGGAG GTATTACTGCGGGCACGTGCCATTGAAACCCAGTGCTATGTGGTAGCAGCAGCACAGTGTGGACGCCATCATGAGTCAAGAGCAAGTTATGGCCACAGCATGGTGGTGGATCCCTGGGGAACGGTGGTGGCCCGCTGTTCTGAGGGGCCAGGCCTCTGTCTTGCCCGAATCAACCTCAACTATCTGCGACAGATACGCCAACATCTGCCTGTGTTCCAGCATCGCAGGCCTGACCTCTATGGCAATCTGGGTTACCCACTGTCTTAA
- the Nit1 gene encoding deaminated glutathione amidase isoform X1, translating into MLGFTTRPSHQLLSLLCPGFRIPRLSVLCAQPRKFENLACVIHRPRAMAISSSSWELPLVAVCQVTSTPDKQQNFKTCAELVREAARLGACLAFLPEAFDFIARDPTETLHLSEPLDGNLLSQYTQLARECGLWLSLGGFHERGQDWEQTKKIYNCHVLLNNKGSVVATYRKTHLCDVEIPGQGPMRESNSTMPGPSLESPISTPAGKIGLAICYDMRFPELSLALAQAGAEILTYPSAFGSVTGPAHWEVLLRARAIETQCYVVAAAQCGRHHESRASYGHSMVVDPWGTVVARCSEGPGLCLARINLNYLRQIRQHLPVFQHRRPDLYGNLGYPLS; encoded by the exons AT GCTGGGCTTTACCACCAGGCCTTCTCACCAACTCCTGTCCCTTCTGTGTCCTGGATTCCGGATACCTCGACTCTCAGTACTTTGTGCTCAGCCCAG GAAATTTGAGAATCTTGCCTGTGTCATTCATAGGCCCAGAGCCATGGCTATCTCCAGTTCctcctgggagctgcccctggTGGCTGTGTGCCAGGTAACATCAACACCAGACAAGCAACAGAACTTTAAAACATGTGCTGAGCTGGTTCGAGAAGCTGCCAGATTGGGTGCTTGCCTGGCTTTCCTGCCGGAGGCATTTGACTTCATTGCTCGGGACCCTACAGAGACACTCCATCTTTCTGAGCCACTGGATGGGAACCTTTTGAGCCAATATACCCAGCTTGCCAG GGAATGTGGACTCTGGCTGTCCTTGGGTGGTTTCCATGAGCGAGGCCAAGACTGGGAACAGACAAAGAAAATCTACAATTGTCATGTGCTTCTAAACAACAAGG GATCAGTAGTAGCCACTTACAGGAAGACACATCTGTGTGATGTAGAGATTCCAGGACAGGGGCCTATGCGTGAAAGCAACTCTACCATGCCTGGGCCTAGTCTTGAGTCACCTATCAGCACACCAGCAGGCAAG ATTGGTCTAGCTATCTGTTATGACATGCGGTTCCCCGAACTTTCTCTGGCATTGGCTCAAGCCGGAGCAGAAATACTTACCTATCCTTCAGCTTTTGGATCTGTTACAGGCCCAGCCCACTGGGAG GTATTACTGCGGGCACGTGCCATTGAAACCCAGTGCTATGTGGTAGCAGCAGCACAGTGTGGACGCCATCATGAGTCAAGAGCAAGTTATGGCCACAGCATGGTGGTGGATCCCTGGGGAACGGTGGTGGCCCGCTGTTCTGAGGGGCCAGGCCTCTGTCTTGCCCGAATCAACCTCAACTATCTGCGACAGATACGCCAACATCTGCCTGTGTTCCAGCATCGCAGGCCTGACCTCTATGGCAATCTGGGTTACCCACTGTCTTAA
- the Nit1 gene encoding deaminated glutathione amidase isoform X2 — MLGFTTRPSHQLLSLLCPGFRIPRLSVLCAQPRPRAMAISSSSWELPLVAVCQVTSTPDKQQNFKTCAELVREAARLGACLAFLPEAFDFIARDPTETLHLSEPLDGNLLSQYTQLARECGLWLSLGGFHERGQDWEQTKKIYNCHVLLNNKGSVVATYRKTHLCDVEIPGQGPMRESNSTMPGPSLESPISTPAGKIGLAICYDMRFPELSLALAQAGAEILTYPSAFGSVTGPAHWEVLLRARAIETQCYVVAAAQCGRHHESRASYGHSMVVDPWGTVVARCSEGPGLCLARINLNYLRQIRQHLPVFQHRRPDLYGNLGYPLS, encoded by the exons AT GCTGGGCTTTACCACCAGGCCTTCTCACCAACTCCTGTCCCTTCTGTGTCCTGGATTCCGGATACCTCGACTCTCAGTACTTTGTGCTCAGCCCAG GCCCAGAGCCATGGCTATCTCCAGTTCctcctgggagctgcccctggTGGCTGTGTGCCAGGTAACATCAACACCAGACAAGCAACAGAACTTTAAAACATGTGCTGAGCTGGTTCGAGAAGCTGCCAGATTGGGTGCTTGCCTGGCTTTCCTGCCGGAGGCATTTGACTTCATTGCTCGGGACCCTACAGAGACACTCCATCTTTCTGAGCCACTGGATGGGAACCTTTTGAGCCAATATACCCAGCTTGCCAG GGAATGTGGACTCTGGCTGTCCTTGGGTGGTTTCCATGAGCGAGGCCAAGACTGGGAACAGACAAAGAAAATCTACAATTGTCATGTGCTTCTAAACAACAAGG GATCAGTAGTAGCCACTTACAGGAAGACACATCTGTGTGATGTAGAGATTCCAGGACAGGGGCCTATGCGTGAAAGCAACTCTACCATGCCTGGGCCTAGTCTTGAGTCACCTATCAGCACACCAGCAGGCAAG ATTGGTCTAGCTATCTGTTATGACATGCGGTTCCCCGAACTTTCTCTGGCATTGGCTCAAGCCGGAGCAGAAATACTTACCTATCCTTCAGCTTTTGGATCTGTTACAGGCCCAGCCCACTGGGAG GTATTACTGCGGGCACGTGCCATTGAAACCCAGTGCTATGTGGTAGCAGCAGCACAGTGTGGACGCCATCATGAGTCAAGAGCAAGTTATGGCCACAGCATGGTGGTGGATCCCTGGGGAACGGTGGTGGCCCGCTGTTCTGAGGGGCCAGGCCTCTGTCTTGCCCGAATCAACCTCAACTATCTGCGACAGATACGCCAACATCTGCCTGTGTTCCAGCATCGCAGGCCTGACCTCTATGGCAATCTGGGTTACCCACTGTCTTAA
- the Pfdn2 gene encoding prefoldin subunit 2 isoform X2 has translation MADGSGRLGKSGGSGAGKGAVSAEQVIAGFNRLRQEQRGLASKAAELEMELNEHSLVIDTLKEVDETRKCFRMVGGVLVERTVKEVLPALENNKEQASPGEARVQTLVPPPNSSLPSRYRRSLRHCHSNFRQREKN, from the exons ATGGCGGACGGCAGCGGTCGACTCGGCAAGAGCGGCGGGAGCGGTGCGGGCAAGGGGGCGGTGTCGGCCGAGCAG GTAATTGCTGGCTTCAATCGCCTTCGGCAGGAGCAACGGGGCCTGGCTTCCAAAGCAGCTGAGCTGGAGATGGAGTTGAATGAGCATAG CTTAGTGATTGATACACTGAAAGAAGTTGATGAAACTCGGAAGTGCTTCCGCATGGTTGGAGGTGTGCTGGTAGAGCGGACTGTCAAAGAGGTGCTGCCTGCCTTAGAGAATAACAAGGAACAG GCCAGTCCA GGTgaggccagagttcaaaccctagtaccaccaccaaata GTTCCTTGCCCTCTAGATACAGAAGATCATTGAGACATTGTCACAGCAACTTCAGGCAAAGGGAAAAGAACTAA
- the Pfdn2 gene encoding prefoldin subunit 2 isoform X1, with product MADGSGRLGKSGGSGAGKGAVSAEQVIAGFNRLRQEQRGLASKAAELEMELNEHSLVIDTLKEVDETRKCFRMVGGVLVERTVKEVLPALENNKEQIQKIIETLSQQLQAKGKELNEFREKHNIRLMGEDEKPAAKETSEGSGAKASSAGVLVS from the exons ATGGCGGACGGCAGCGGTCGACTCGGCAAGAGCGGCGGGAGCGGTGCGGGCAAGGGGGCGGTGTCGGCCGAGCAG GTAATTGCTGGCTTCAATCGCCTTCGGCAGGAGCAACGGGGCCTGGCTTCCAAAGCAGCTGAGCTGGAGATGGAGTTGAATGAGCATAG CTTAGTGATTGATACACTGAAAGAAGTTGATGAAACTCGGAAGTGCTTCCGCATGGTTGGAGGTGTGCTGGTAGAGCGGACTGTCAAAGAGGTGCTGCCTGCCTTAGAGAATAACAAGGAACAG ATACAGAAGATCATTGAGACATTGTCACAGCAACTTCAGGCAAAGGGAAAAGAACTAAATGAATTCCGGGAAAAACACAACATTCGTCTTATGGGGGAAGATGAGAAGCCAGCAGCCAAGGAAACCTCAGAAGGGTCTGGGGCTAAGGCCAGCTCAGCTGGAGTATTGGTCTCCTAG
- the Klhdc9 gene encoding kelch domain-containing protein 9 isoform X1, whose product MAVAVPSGRVGGSGWAWRPVARDELLARAFHSCTELQGRFYLVGGLLAGGAREPSSDTVIFDPAGGQAVRLEAPGGPPRSHHDAAPVGGRWLCVVGGWDGSRRLTTVAALDTERGEWEAWTASSSNCPPAGLSSHTCTRLSDGELRVAGREGGVRTQRRYGSIYSLKLNPGARTYCYKEEGHTVSRSGHCAALLQTAGPHPGHQLLLFGGCNSTEPEVAGRWNHGKIKEESSAAPHLTEQLAKLVSSGQGSRQGPQGLRHHSCSVVGPFAVLFGGESLTKARDTVCNDLYIYDTRKSPSLWFHFPCADRGLKRMGHRTCLWNDQLYLVGGFGEDGRTASPQVCILDLLI is encoded by the exons ATGGCAGTGGCGGTGCCTTCGGGTCGGGTGGGGGGCTCGGGCTGGGCCTGGAGGCCAGTGGCGCGGGACGAGCTTCTGGCTCGGGCCTTCCATTCATGCACCGAACTGCAGGGACGGTTCTATCTGGTAGGGGGTCTCCTAGCAGGAGGAGCGAGGGAGCCCAGCAGCGATACTGTGATTTTCGACCCGGCTGGTGGCCAGGCCGTGCGACTGGAAGCCCCGGGCGGCCCCCCGCGCAGTCACCATGATGCGGCACCCGTGGGCGGGCGTTGGCTTTGTGTGGTGGGCGGCTGGGACGGGTCGCGCCGCTTGACCACAGTGGCCGCACTGGACACAGAGCGCGGAGAATGGGAGGCCTGGACAGCCTCCTCCAGCAACTGCCCCCCTGCTGGCCTCAGCAGCCACACCTGCACTCGCCTCTCGGATGGAGAACTGCGGGTGGCCGGCCGGGAGGGGGGAGTCCGAACTCAGCGACGCTATGGAAGTATCTACTCGTTAAAGCTGAATCCTGGCGCCCGCACCTATTG CTACAAGGAAGAAGGCCATACAGTTTCTCGCTCAGGTCACTGTGCTGCCCTGCTTCAAACGGCTGGGCCCCACCCAGGGCATCAGCTATTGCTCTTTGGGGGTTGCAACTCAACTGAACCAGAAGTAGCTGGACGATGGAATCATGGGAAGATTAAG gAGGAATCATCAGCTGCTCCTCACCTAACCGAACAACTTGCAAAGCTTGTAAGCAGCGGGCAGGGATCCCGGCAGGGACCACAGGGATTGCGGCATCATTCATGTTCTGTAGTGGGGCCTTTTGCTGTGCTATTTGGTGGAGAAAGTCTAACTAAAGCCAGAGACACCGTCTGCAATGACCTCTACATCTATGATACCC GCAAGTCTCCTTCTCTGTGGTTCCACTTTCCCTGTGCAGACCGTGGACTGAAACGGATGGGCCATCGCACCTGCCTTTGGAATGATCAACTTTACCTGGTTGGGGGTTTTGGTGAGGATGGCAGAACAGCTAGCCCACAGGTTTGCATCCTGGACCTCTTAATATAA
- the Klhdc9 gene encoding kelch domain-containing protein 9 isoform X2 — protein MAVAVPSGRVGGSGWAWRPVARDELLARAFHSCTELQGRFYLVGGLLAGGAREPSSDTVIFDPAGGQAVRLEAPGGPPRSHHDAAPVGGRWLCVVGGWDGSRRLTTVAALDTERGEWEAWTASSSNCPPAGLSSHTCTRLSDGELRVAGREGGVRTQRRYGSIYSLKLNPGARTYCYKEEGHTVSRSGHCAALLQTAGPHPGHQLLLFGGCNSTEPEVAGRWNHGKIKVFFFLQGGIISCSSPNRTTCKACKQRAGIPAGTTGIAASFMFCSGAFCCAIWWRKSN, from the exons ATGGCAGTGGCGGTGCCTTCGGGTCGGGTGGGGGGCTCGGGCTGGGCCTGGAGGCCAGTGGCGCGGGACGAGCTTCTGGCTCGGGCCTTCCATTCATGCACCGAACTGCAGGGACGGTTCTATCTGGTAGGGGGTCTCCTAGCAGGAGGAGCGAGGGAGCCCAGCAGCGATACTGTGATTTTCGACCCGGCTGGTGGCCAGGCCGTGCGACTGGAAGCCCCGGGCGGCCCCCCGCGCAGTCACCATGATGCGGCACCCGTGGGCGGGCGTTGGCTTTGTGTGGTGGGCGGCTGGGACGGGTCGCGCCGCTTGACCACAGTGGCCGCACTGGACACAGAGCGCGGAGAATGGGAGGCCTGGACAGCCTCCTCCAGCAACTGCCCCCCTGCTGGCCTCAGCAGCCACACCTGCACTCGCCTCTCGGATGGAGAACTGCGGGTGGCCGGCCGGGAGGGGGGAGTCCGAACTCAGCGACGCTATGGAAGTATCTACTCGTTAAAGCTGAATCCTGGCGCCCGCACCTATTG CTACAAGGAAGAAGGCCATACAGTTTCTCGCTCAGGTCACTGTGCTGCCCTGCTTCAAACGGCTGGGCCCCACCCAGGGCATCAGCTATTGCTCTTTGGGGGTTGCAACTCAACTGAACCAGAAGTAGCTGGACGATGGAATCATGGGAAGATTAAGGTATT tttctttctccaaggAGGAATCATCAGCTGCTCCTCACCTAACCGAACAACTTGCAAAGCTTGTAAGCAGCGGGCAGGGATCCCGGCAGGGACCACAGGGATTGCGGCATCATTCATGTTCTGTAGTGGGGCCTTTTGCTGTGCTATTTGGTGGAGAAAGTCTAACTAA